From uncultured Desulfobacter sp.:
ATCAAGCAGACCCTGAAAGACCTGATGAAAAACAAAACCATTATTCTGGTCAGCCACCGAAAAACAGCCATCAGCCATGCCCATCACCTGGTGGTCCTGGGCAAAGACGGCCTTATTTTCCAGGGACCGGCCCGGGAGTTTATCCATGACGCCTGACATCGCCATCATCGACAGCGGCATTAACCCTGGCCACCCCCATGTGGGGTCCATCACCGGGGGGCATGGGTACGAAACCGATCCGGAAACCGGTCAGGTGAAGCAAACCAACGATTTCATGGACAACATCGGCCACGGCACAGCCATTGCGGGTATTATTAAGGAAAAAGTGCCGGATGCAGGGCTCTATGCCGTGAAAATTTTCAGCCAGGATCTGGGTACATCGTTACCGGTATTGACCCAGGCATTAGCGTGGTGTGTCCGCCGGAAATTTGACATCATCCACTTGAGTCTGGGTATAGAAAATAAAGACTCTGCCGGCCCATTGAAACAATTGTGCGACACCGCCCGGGAAAAGGGCATCCTCATCATCGCCTCGGCCCGGGGACCGGAACACCGGATATATCCGGCTTGTTTCAGCAACGTTGTCGGGGCGTACCGGCACCCGGACTGTGCCTGGGACGACCTGGTGTTTCACGCCGAGAGTCCTGTGGCCTTCGGTGCCCACGGTTTCCCCCGCCCCATTCCGGGTCTGCCCCAGGAAAAAAACTTCCAGGGCCACAGTTTCGCCGCCGCCCATGTCACCGCCCATGCCGCCGCACTCATGAAACAATATCCGGATCATCCTTTGGAAACAATTATCCGGCAGTTGCAAAACAATTCACATTCTGCCCCTGCCGGATAAACGTGGCCCAATAGAAAACGTAACACGTCCACTGAATTCCTTTATATTGGTAAACCGGAGTGGAATTGCGTCAACCTTACGGATGACGGGGTTTGATTCCATTGGATTCGGGTCAGTTTGACGCCCCAGAGGGCCGGTTATCGTAAAAGCAGAACGGATCACGGTCGGTGAATACATTGAGTCCCATACCGTAGGCTACGGCCTGGCATCCCCGGCACACAGGGGACAGGCTGCATCCCTTGCAGGCGGAACTGCCGTCCCTGTATTGTTTGGCCCTGGCAGATGTGTATATTTCATCCAGTGAATTTTCATTGATACTGCCGATATATGAGGGGAATTTTCGACAGGCATGGACTTCACCGTCTGGAAGGAGGGCGACAAAATTAAAAGCCGCTCCGCAGCCAAATCCGGTGCAGCCGCCAAACAGATCCCGGCCTGTGTCTTGCTTTACGATGTTAATCAGGTTGTCTTTCATTCTGAGAACCGGATTTGATTCGGCAGCCTTTACAAATTTTTGTAAAAACCGGCGGTAATCTTCGGGGTCCGGCAGGGTTAAGGCAGCACCTTCCCCGACCATGGCCAGTCGGTTAAAGGTGAAAGAATCGGTTTTTTCCCTCAAAATTTCAGCCAGGGGGAGTACCTGGTTCATATTGTCTCTATTAAGGGTCAGCATGACCATGGAATAAACGTCCTGTTCCCTAAGAATGTCCAGAAAATCAAGGGATTTTTTGAAATGCCCCCTACCCCGGATATAGTCGTTGTATTCTTCCAGGCCTTCCAGGCTGATTTGGTAGTGGGTCAAGGGCTGAATTTCTTGAAGCTGTTTAATGGATTCTTTTTGTGCGGGATTTCCGAGTATGGCAAGTGAGAATCCTCTCTGGGAGGCCTCATAATAAAGATTTTCAAAATCAGGATAGAGCAAGGGGTTTCCACCGGTGAAGGTAATATGGCCTCTTACGTGCGCGGCAAGGGTGAAAGCAAAGAAATCATCCAGTATTTCCATGGCCTTAGGAAAGGGTATCGAATCCCTGCTGCTCCTGTCGTAGCAATGCCTGCAGTGAAGATCGCAGGCCTGGGTGATGTGCCACTGAAGGGTAAAACTGTCTGACACCATATAAGACTCAAACCCTGGGGTATCCGGATCCGGTAATAATTCAGGGTTCCGGCGGATAAGGGGCTTAGGATTGATAAGAATTCCCTCATTGACGGCATGGTAGAAGACGGCCAGGATTTTGCCCCTTGACGTCTTGCCCCGGCGGGCAGCGGTTTTAAAATCAATGTCCTCGACCACCAGCTTCAAGGCCAGCAAGTCATCGTCGATTGCATCCCGGCACATCAAATGACAGGTTACAGGGTCCCGCCATATAAGGACATGGCCTTCTCCCGGCTCTGGCTTTTGCGGAGGCTTGTTACCATACCCGGTCATGGAATCGGGCAGGTGCTTCCATAACACGGGGAGCAGCATCAGG
This genomic window contains:
- the sbtM gene encoding thio(seleno)oxazole modification radical SAM maturase SbtM, producing MKSNNHISTCDILTQHFPNCRRILGDITWDGILAALGKPTPESFIQFLDPSGPEQKEQFKDIVPHIYDLACIELGIFKLSNKEASDLSPRESVFVNPDLMLLPVLWKHLPDSMTGYGNKPPQKPEPGEGHVLIWRDPVTCHLMCRDAIDDDLLALKLVVEDIDFKTAARRGKTSRGKILAVFYHAVNEGILINPKPLIRRNPELLPDPDTPGFESYMVSDSFTLQWHITQACDLHCRHCYDRSSRDSIPFPKAMEILDDFFAFTLAAHVRGHITFTGGNPLLYPDFENLYYEASQRGFSLAILGNPAQKESIKQLQEIQPLTHYQISLEGLEEYNDYIRGRGHFKKSLDFLDILREQDVYSMVMLTLNRDNMNQVLPLAEILREKTDSFTFNRLAMVGEGAALTLPDPEDYRRFLQKFVKAAESNPVLRMKDNLINIVKQDTGRDLFGGCTGFGCGAAFNFVALLPDGEVHACRKFPSYIGSINENSLDEIYTSARAKQYRDGSSACKGCSLSPVCRGCQAVAYGMGLNVFTDRDPFCFYDNRPSGASN
- a CDS encoding S8 family serine peptidase, coding for MTPDIAIIDSGINPGHPHVGSITGGHGYETDPETGQVKQTNDFMDNIGHGTAIAGIIKEKVPDAGLYAVKIFSQDLGTSLPVLTQALAWCVRRKFDIIHLSLGIENKDSAGPLKQLCDTAREKGILIIASARGPEHRIYPACFSNVVGAYRHPDCAWDDLVFHAESPVAFGAHGFPRPIPGLPQEKNFQGHSFAAAHVTAHAAALMKQYPDHPLETIIRQLQNNSHSAPAG